The DNA region GGGTGGTGGAACCTCATCATCGGCGCGGTGCTGGTCCTCGTCGGGCTCGCGCTGTTCACCGGCGCCACCTGGGCTCGAGTCGTCGCGATCATCGCCGCCTCCCTCAGCGCCATCGGCCAGATGCTGCTGATTCCTGCCCAACCGTGGTGGGCGGTGATCGTCATCGCGATCGACGTTCTCATCATCTACGCGGTCAGCGCCCACGGACGGGAGATCGCCGACTGACCGTCGCCTCCGGGAGTGCCTGTCACTCCCGGAGGCAGCGGATCGCCATTCGCACCTGGAGGTATGAGATGTCGCAGGAATCCGGAGCAGCCCTCAGCGTCTTCTCGCTCGACTCTGCTGCGCTCAGCAGGACCGCCGTGAACTCGATCCGAGCAGCGCTGGGGATCGGCGGAGCAGTCGCACTCATCGTCGGCCTGCTGATCACGTTCCAGCCGGAGGCAGCGGCCACGACGATCGCCGTCCTGCTGGGTGTCTACTTCGTCATCGCCGGAGTGGTCTACGTGGTGGTCGGGATCACGGCGCGGGGTCTGAGCGGTGCGGCGAGGGCTCTGGACGCATGTCTCGGTGTGCTGTTCCTGGTCGGAGCCGGGCTCGCCTTCGCCAACCTCTCGGGAACCGTGGCCTTCCTCGCCGGCTTCCTCGGCATCGTGATCGGCGTCTTGTGGATCGTCGAGGGCATAGCGACCCTGGTGCAGCTGAGCGATGCTCCATCGAAGGGCTGGGCGGTCGTGATCGCCATAGTGAGCATCCTCGCCGGCATCGCACTGCTCTTCGCACCGGTGTGGGGCGCCCGGTTGTTGTTCCTCGTGACCGGCGTTGCCCTGATCGTGCTCGGGATCATGCAGATCGTGCGCGCATTCACCTTCGGCCGTAGAGGCTCCGGTCAAACGGGAGTAGAGGCCTAGTCCGCCGGCATGGCGGTCACGACGACGTTGTCGAGGTACACCCGTCGTTCGTAGTCGAACTCACCGCCGCACGTGACGACCACCAATCGGGGTGGCCCGTTCCTGTCGAAGACGGACGGCCAGTCGACCTCCGGCTTGCGGACCATCCCCTCGGTCTGCACGATGTAGCGCATGGTCGATCCGTCGTCGACGGTGACGAAGATCTCGGTGCCGGCCGTGGCCTCGGGCAATCGGGAGAGCGGGCCGATGTCGTAGTCGAGGGCGTCGACGTGGGCAGCGATCACTGTCGCACCTTCGGTGTGCCCAGGCCACGATCCGAACCGGTACCAGGCGGCATCTGCGGGATCGGGCGGTAGAGCCATCGCGCCGGTATCCGCCGTTCCCACGGGTTGGACCCCCATGTCGACCCCGATGGCCGGAATCTGGATCCGCACCGGAACCGCAGCCACCGGGTACTGCTGGTCCAGGTCGGCACTGGTGACGGGCACGGCCACGGATGTCGTCGGCGTCGGCGTGGGCGTGGGCGATGCCGTCGCCGTCGCGGCCGACGGAACCGCCGCCGATGGCGAAGACGGACTACCGCATCCGGTCAGGGCGGCCGCGCAGAGGAGCGCCGCGACGAGAGAGGTTCGTCTCGTCGCGACGCTCCTGACGTTGTCCGTCAGCTCCTCGCCTTTGCGCGAGTCACTGCGGCGGTGACGACGGCAGCGGCCAGCAGAACCAGTGCGGACGCGCCCAGCCACAGTCCCGTCGGATCGAACGGCTGGTTGGTGGCGACCAGACCCGCCGAGCCGGCAGGGATTCCCTCAGGGTTCGAGTGCAGGTCGCCGATGGTCTGCACGGCGAGATCCAGGTTGTCGTCGTCGAGGCTTCCCCACGCGTAGACGATGGTGTTGACGCCCTCGGCCACGTTCACGTCGGCCGGACCGATCAACGGCTCGGTCGTCCCGGCTGCGGCGACGGATGCGGAGATCACGCCGGCGGGAAGGGTCAGAACCTCCTCGTTCGGGTTCGTGAGCCCTGAGATGGCCGGAGTTCCACCCGCCAGGACGTCCACGGCAGGAGCCGCAGCCACGTGGCGGACGGTCAGGCGTCCCTCGCCTGCCGAGAGAGTCGACACGTCGTTGGTGAATAGTGTCGCGGTCGGCGTACCGTCCTCCCCGAGATGGGCCACGGCCGTGTAGTTGGAATTCGACTCGAGCGTGAGGTCGATCGGCCCGATCACGGGGTCGGATGCGTCAGCGGCGTCCGAGGCGGTGATGGCGACAGAGTAGGTTCCCGCAGCGAGCGGAAGCGGACCGCCCAACGACCCCGGGGTGAAGTCGTCGAGCGTCAGTGCGCCGTTGACGTAGACGTCGACGGTGACGTCGGGAACGCCGTGCAGGACGGATAGCTGAGCGTCGCCGTCGGCGGCTTGTGCGGGGGCGGCGACTCCCAGAAGAGCAAGAGCGCCGGCGGCGATGCCGGCGGTGATGATCGTTGTGCGCATTGTTACCTCCATCTAGGGCCCGAAGGCGGAGAAGTGCTGTCACTCGGTACTTCCGCCGGAACGGGACATCCGGATGCACTTGCGGGGTAATCCGCACCTCAACCTTGACTTGAGCCGGACGACCTATCCGAGCCGTGAGTGGGTCAGATCCGACTTGAAGAGACTTTCGTCGATCCGCCACATCTCGATGTCAGGATCCCAGGTGAATGCTCCGTCGCGGGCGGATTCGATCCATCTCGCGACGGGGGTACAGAGAGAGGTCGCGCGGTTCCATCCCTCGGTGCCCGGGTAGTCGAAATCGGGTGTGGTGCGCCGGACCCGAGGAGGGACGTCCGGCGCGCCGGTGCAGTCCACCGCAACCGACATGCCCTCATTCTCCAGCCGCAGCCATCCTTCGCCTGCACCCCAAGCCACGAAGGAGTAGTCCATCTCATCTTCGTATGCGTGCTCGAGAAGAACTCGAGCCTCGTCGTAGCGGTCCAGCGATTCAGCCAGCGAAGCCAACACCATTGGAGGGAAGTCGCCGAGGGGGCGCGTGGCGCCCCTCTGGATCCCGTCGTGCCACTCGAACCAGACCAGGATCTCCTCGACCGGCTTCAGGCCTCGCTGCGCGAGAGCGAGTTGAGTGATCTCTCTCGGCACCCCCGGCCGCATTCCGGTGTTCTCGGGTCCTCCCAGCTCGTGGAGAAGGCTCTCGTACTCGACGAGGAGTGATTTCAAGCGCTCACCCGAGGAACCCTCGAGCATCGGGCCGTGATCGGTCTGCGTGTAGCGAAACATGGGCCAATCCGTTGCCGATACCGCAGTGATGGGGAAAGCAAAGGCCCCTTCTCCTCCGGGGTTCGGGGAGTCGGGGCCTTACGCATGGCGGTACCGGTGGGATTTGAACCCACGGTGGACTTTCACCCACACAACTTTTCGAGAGTTGCACCTTCGGCCGCTCGGACACGGTACCGAGAAGGAGTTTAGTTGAGCGGGGGCTTCTGCGCGAATCGAGTCACGTGGTCAGCGGCATCCGTTCGCCAGAAGCCTGATCAGCACCGCACAGGGTGGCGTAGCCTTCGCACATGACCGCCTCTCCCCTCCTCCGCCTCGGCGTTATGGCAACCTCGCGCAAGCTCCATGAGAATCGGCTTCCGCTGCACCCATCGCACCTGGAACGCATCGACGACGACCTGCGGGCGAACATGATGCTCGAGACCGGCTACGGCGAGCGCTTCGGAATTCCGGATGCGGGCCTCGCTCCCTTCGTCGGAGCGATCGCCTCCCGCGAGGAGATCATCGAGGCTGCCGACGTGATCGTGCTCCCCAAGCCGGTGGCGTCGGACCTCGCCGAGCTGCGCGACGGGCAGACCCTGTGGGGCTGGCCGCACTGCGTGCAGGATCGCGAGATGACGCAGTTCGCCATCGACAAGGGCCTCACCCTCATCGCGTGGGAGGCGATGAACCACTGGACGAGCGACGGCGGCTTCGGCCTGCACGTATTCCACAAGAACAACGAGCTGGCCGGATACTGCTCCGTTCTGCATGCCTTGCAGCTGTGCGGATCGACGGGAGACTACGGGCGCCGCCTCAGCGCCGTGGTGATCGGCTTCGGCGCCACGGCGCGTGGAGCCGTCACCGTGCTGAACGCCCACGGCATCCACGATGTGCGGGTGCTCACCAACCGCGACACGGCTGCCGTCGGTTCGCCCATACCCTCTGTCGACATCATCCAGTTCGAGCACGACCCCGACTCGCCGTTCCAGAGCACTGTGAACACCGAGGACGGCCCCGTGGCACTCGCCCCGTTCCTCGCTGCCCACGACATCGTCGTGAACTGCACGCTGCAGGACCCGAACGCGCCCCTCACCTACCTGCGTGAGGAGGACCTCGACGAGTTCCGGCCCGGCAGCCTCATCGTCGACGTCTCGATCGATGCCGGCATGGGCTTCAGCTGGGCGCGGCCGACGACCTTCGACGACCCGATGTTCACGGTCGGCGAATCGACGAACTACTACGCCGTCGACCACAGCCCGTCGTTCCTGTGGAACTCAGCGACGTGGGAGATCAGCGAGGCGCTGATGCCGTTCCTCCGCACGGTCATGGAGGGTCCGGACTCGTGGGCGTCATCCGACACGATCCGCCGAGCGATCGAGATCGAGGCCGGACGCGTGCGCAACGACGCCATCCTCGAGTTCCAGGGGCGCTCGAGCGAATACCCCTACCTCCCGGCTGGCTGACGACCGGCGCTCGCGGGCGGCCAGCGACTCCGTCCCATCCTTCGGTGCCGGATGCCGCTCCCCCACACGCCGCTTCGTCCACGGATGCAGTTGTGCAGCGGAGCGGCATCCGGCAGTGTCGTCGGGCCCGATTAGGCTCGCCGCATGGCCCGATCCACCAACGCGTACCGCTGCGTCGAATGCGGATGGACGACGGCGAAATGGGCCGGCCGCTGCGGCGAGTGCCAGCAGTGGGGAACCGTGACGGATGCCGCTGAACAGGCTGGCGGCAACGCCCGCGCTGTCAAGCCCGTCGCCGTCTCTGCAGGCCGCGCGGCCCGTCCGATCACGGAGTTCACCGCCGAGATGGAGATCACCCGGTGGCCGAGCGGCATCGGCGAGTTCGACAGGGTTCTCGGCGGCGGCGTCGTCCCCGGAGCGGCCATCCTGCTGAGCGGGGAGCCCGGTGTCGGCAAGTCCACGTTGCTGCTCGAGGTCGCCGCACGCGCTGCAGCCACGGGAAAGCGGGTGCTCTACGTGAGCGCCGAGGAGTCGGTGAGCCAGGTGAGGCTGCGCGCGGCCCGCACGGGCGCGCTCGTTCCGAACCTCTACCTCGCGTCGGAGACCGATCTCGGCACCATCCTCGGTCAGGTGGATGCCGTCGAGCCGCAGCTTCTCATCGTCGACTCCGTGCAGACGGTGTCGAGTTCACTGTCCGATGGCCTCGCCGGCCAGCCCGGACAGGTGCGCGAGGTCGCGGCAGCACTCGTGCGACTGGCCAAGGAGCGCGAGCTGCCGATCCTCCTGGTGGGGCACGTCACGAAAGACGGCTCGATCGCCGGCCCCCGCCTGCTCGAGCACCTCGTCGACGTGGTCTGCCACTTCGAGGGCGACCGCCAGACCGCCCTGCGATTCGTGCGAGCCCTCAAGAACCGCTTCGGCCCCACCGACGAAGTCGGCTGCTTCGAGATGACCGGAGACGGCATCGCCGAGGTGCCCGACCCGAGCGGTCTGTTCCTCAGCCGCGGCTCGACGAATGTCAGCGGAACCTGCGTCACCGTCGCCCTCGAAGGGCGACGGGCGCTGCCCGTCGAGGTGCAGGCACTGGTCGTCAAGGCGACAGGCCCGCAGCCGCGGCGCGTGATGAACGGCGTCGATCCCTCGCGGGTGGCCATGATCCTCGCCGTGCTCGAACGCCGAGCAGGCCTCAAGGGTGTCGGCGAGCACGACGTGTACATCTCCACGGTCGGAGGGGTGCGGCTCACCGAGCCGGGCGCCGACCTGGCCATCGCCGTGGCCATAGCCTCGGCGCTCAGCGAGCGCCCCGTGCCCCACGAGCTCACGGCGTTCGGCGAGATCAGCCTGGCGGGCGAGGTGCGCCCGGTCTCCGCGGCCGCGCAGCGGGCATCCGAGGCACGCCGCCTCGGGTTCACCCATGTGCTCGACGCCGAGGTGGGCAGTGTGCACGCAGCCCTCGACAGGCTGCGGCTGGCCGGACCATCGGCATCCGATGCCTCAGACGCACGTGCCGCGGAGCGTCGAGCCGCCCAGCGCGACGAGTGGGAGCGCGAGTTCAGCGGGTCGTTCTAGGACGTTCAGGCCTCGACGTCGAGAGCGCGCAGGATCTCAGCCGGGGTGGCCTGCATCGGATGCGGTCCGGCGATGTCGAAGAACACAGTGGTGATCAGCTCGGCGTTGGCGCCCAGGAATGCGCGGAGCCAGACCGGAGACTGCAGACCGACGGCGGGCGGCAGGTTCGCCGGCTTGTTCGCCGCGTCGCTGAACAGCAGCAGGGCGACCTCCCCCGTCTCGGGCGATCGATAGGTCCAGACCTCGCCGCCGTCGAGAGGATTGTCGCGCGGGCCCGGCTTCAGCAGCGGCACCACGGTGTTTCCATTGCGCAATGCCAGCGCGACAGCCGCCATGTCCTGGTGCTCCAGAGCCTCGGCGAGGGCCTGGGAGCGGAAGGCGGGAGCACCGGCAGCACCGGCTTTCGCGGACTTCTTGGGCTTCTTCGGAGACGCTGATGGCATGCCTCAAGGGTAGTAGCAGCCGCGCGCGCCGCCCTAGTCGAGCAGGAACTGCGTGGGCTCGCTGGTCACGTTGCCGAGGGTCACCGTCAGCTTGTAGGAGGCGCCACCCGCTGGCACGACCTCGCGGTCACCGTCGCAACTGTCGGCCGACGACCGAGTGCGATCCCAGGTCAGCGGCGCCGCCGACCCGATGGGTACGTTCGGCTTCAGCGTGACCTCCGCGTCGACGGCATCCTTCTGGCAGTCGGTCGACAGCCAGTAGACCTCGTCGCCGCTGGTGATCGTGAACACCTGCTGCGAACTGCCGGCGTTCACGACGCAGGGCTTCGATCCGGTGTTGGTGAGGCTGAGTGTGAGCTGCGGCTTCTGGTCGGCCGCGTAGGCCTCGAGGTCCGTCACGGCCTTCACCACGAGGTCATCGTCCTTGCACGCGACGCCCTTCGCATCGACAGCATCCGTCGGGATGGCCGTGGCATCGGCGGCTGGCTTCTCGGAACTGGTCGAGACGGCCTGTGGAGCCTTCTGATCGTTGGGCTGGCCCGAGCTGGATCCGGGGCGAACCACGATGAGGATGATGGCGACGATCACGGCGATCAGGCCGAGACCGACTACGAGACGCCGGCGCCAGTACACCTTGCTCGACTGGGGGCCGACTGGATGCTTGAGCGTCGACATACCGACAGGGTAGGCACCCGCGCCCCGACCGGGGGTGAGGCGCTGCGGCGAGCCGCCACCCTCTCAGGAACACGCCGGCGCAGCATCCGCTCAGATCGACGGAGGGCGCTCACCCGGGCACGCCACGACCTCAGCGCAGCTGCTTGAGCATGCGCGTGTTGCCCAGGGTGTTCGGCTTCACACGGGCGAGGTCGAGGAACTCGGCGACGCCGTCGTCGCGGGAACGCACCAGCTCGGCGTAGACGGCCGGGTCGACGGTCTCGGTGCCCATGTCCTCGAAGCCGTGCCGCTCGAAGAACGGCACCTCGAAGGTCAGGCAGAACAGCCTGGAGAGGCCGAGCTCCCGCGCGTCGTCCTCGAGAACGTCGAGCAGGGCGTGCCCGACGCCGCGACGGAGCCACTCGGGGGCGGCGGCCAGGGTGCGCACCTCTCCGAGGTCCTCCCACATGACATGGAGTGCACCGCAGCCGACGACCTCGCCATCCGCGGATTCGGCGATGCGGAACTCCTGCACGGACTCGTACAGGACGACGCGTTCCTTGCCCAACAGGATGCCGCTCTGCACGAGGGGCTCCACGAGCCTGGCGATGTGGGGGATGTCGCTCGTGCGGGCACGGCGCACGGAGAAGTCGGTCACGACCCCAGCCTAACGAGGCCGCCGTGCAGCATTAACGAGAGGAGGGGCCGGGCGACCCGAACGCCCGACCCCTCGCTGATGATGCTCTCAGTCCGCGGTGATGGCGAGGTCGGGGGTGACCCCACCCGTGCCCACGGATGCACCGGCGTTGATGCCCACACCGGCGGGCACCTCGCGACGCGTGGTGGTGAACACGAACTCGCCGGCGATGAAGTCGACGTGCACGTGGTCGCCCGAGCCGAGCTCGCCGTGCAGGATCTTCTCCGACAGGCGGTCCTCGACCTCGTGCTGCACGGCGCGACGCAGCGGGCGGGCACCGAGAGCGGGGTCGAAGCCGACCTCGATGAGGCGCTCCTTGGCCGGAACCGTGAGCTCGACGGTCATGTCGCGGTCCAGCATCCGCTCGCTCAGACGCTTCACGAACAGGTCGACGATCTGCAGGAGCTCGGCCTTGTTCAGCTGCGGGAAGAC from Leifsonia sp. Root1293 includes:
- a CDS encoding DUF4397 domain-containing protein, with translation MRTTIITAGIAAGALALLGVAAPAQAADGDAQLSVLHGVPDVTVDVYVNGALTLDDFTPGSLGGPLPLAAGTYSVAITASDAADASDPVIGPIDLTLESNSNYTAVAHLGEDGTPTATLFTNDVSTLSAGEGRLTVRHVAAAPAVDVLAGGTPAISGLTNPNEEVLTLPAGVISASVAAAGTTEPLIGPADVNVAEGVNTIVYAWGSLDDDNLDLAVQTIGDLHSNPEGIPAGSAGLVATNQPFDPTGLWLGASALVLLAAAVVTAAVTRAKARS
- a CDS encoding class F sortase is translated as MGVQPVGTADTGAMALPPDPADAAWYRFGSWPGHTEGATVIAAHVDALDYDIGPLSRLPEATAGTEIFVTVDDGSTMRYIVQTEGMVRKPEVDWPSVFDRNGPPRLVVVTCGGEFDYERRVYLDNVVVTAMPAD
- a CDS encoding DUF7144 family membrane protein, giving the protein MAETTRSGWTGWVGFAAIILILSGVFSLIQGFVALIGSNYYYAVENGTLFLFDLTGWGWWNLIIGAVLVLVGLALFTGATWARVVAIIAASLSAIGQMLLIPAQPWWAVIVIAIDVLIIYAVSAHGREIAD
- a CDS encoding HdeD family acid-resistance protein; the encoded protein is MSQESGAALSVFSLDSAALSRTAVNSIRAALGIGGAVALIVGLLITFQPEAAATTIAVLLGVYFVIAGVVYVVVGITARGLSGAARALDACLGVLFLVGAGLAFANLSGTVAFLAGFLGIVIGVLWIVEGIATLVQLSDAPSKGWAVVIAIVSILAGIALLFAPVWGARLLFLVTGVALIVLGIMQIVRAFTFGRRGSGQTGVEA
- a CDS encoding amino-acid N-acetyltransferase, with protein sequence MTDFSVRRARTSDIPHIARLVEPLVQSGILLGKERVVLYESVQEFRIAESADGEVVGCGALHVMWEDLGEVRTLAAAPEWLRRGVGHALLDVLEDDARELGLSRLFCLTFEVPFFERHGFEDMGTETVDPAVYAELVRSRDDGVAEFLDLARVKPNTLGNTRMLKQLR
- the radA gene encoding DNA repair protein RadA, whose product is MARSTNAYRCVECGWTTAKWAGRCGECQQWGTVTDAAEQAGGNARAVKPVAVSAGRAARPITEFTAEMEITRWPSGIGEFDRVLGGGVVPGAAILLSGEPGVGKSTLLLEVAARAAATGKRVLYVSAEESVSQVRLRAARTGALVPNLYLASETDLGTILGQVDAVEPQLLIVDSVQTVSSSLSDGLAGQPGQVREVAAALVRLAKERELPILLVGHVTKDGSIAGPRLLEHLVDVVCHFEGDRQTALRFVRALKNRFGPTDEVGCFEMTGDGIAEVPDPSGLFLSRGSTNVSGTCVTVALEGRRALPVEVQALVVKATGPQPRRVMNGVDPSRVAMILAVLERRAGLKGVGEHDVYISTVGGVRLTEPGADLAIAVAIASALSERPVPHELTAFGEISLAGEVRPVSAAAQRASEARRLGFTHVLDAEVGSVHAALDRLRLAGPSASDASDARAAERRAAQRDEWEREFSGSF
- a CDS encoding N(5)-(carboxyethyl)ornithine synthase, yielding MTASPLLRLGVMATSRKLHENRLPLHPSHLERIDDDLRANMMLETGYGERFGIPDAGLAPFVGAIASREEIIEAADVIVLPKPVASDLAELRDGQTLWGWPHCVQDREMTQFAIDKGLTLIAWEAMNHWTSDGGFGLHVFHKNNELAGYCSVLHALQLCGSTGDYGRRLSAVVIGFGATARGAVTVLNAHGIHDVRVLTNRDTAAVGSPIPSVDIIQFEHDPDSPFQSTVNTEDGPVALAPFLAAHDIVVNCTLQDPNAPLTYLREEDLDEFRPGSLIVDVSIDAGMGFSWARPTTFDDPMFTVGESTNYYAVDHSPSFLWNSATWEISEALMPFLRTVMEGPDSWASSDTIRRAIEIEAGRVRNDAILEFQGRSSEYPYLPAG